In Neodiprion pinetum isolate iyNeoPine1 chromosome 6, iyNeoPine1.2, whole genome shotgun sequence, one genomic interval encodes:
- the LOC124221503 gene encoding deoxycytidylate deaminase yields the protein MDRTNETAQNGSSGFSEERDINRKRTDYLEWDEYFMATAFLAAKRSKDPCTQVGVCIVNRNNKVVGVGYNGMPIGCSDNEFPWAKNSANKLETKHLYVCHAEMNAILNKNSADVEDCRMYVGLFPCNECAKVIIQSGIKSVVYMSDKYSQKITTIAAKRMFDASGVRYRQYIPQNKQIVIDFSEINWNEMIQEPQTPSPVKNSSTD from the exons ATGGATAGAACCAACGAAACAGCCCAGAACGGTTCTTCAGGCTTTTCGGAAGAGCG TGATATAAACAGAAAGAGAACCGATTACTTAGAATGGGACGAATACTTTATGGCTACAGCATTTCTCGCGGCAAAACGAAGCAAAGATCCTTGCACCCAAGTAGGTGTTTGTATTGTTAACCGAAACAATAAAGTTGTCGGTGTGGGGTATAATGGAATGCCCATCGGATGTAGTGACAATGAATTTCCGTGGGCCAAGAACAGTGCCAATAAATTAGAAACTAAGCATCTTTATG TTTGTCACGCTGAAATGAATGCAATcctaaataaaaattcagcgGACGTTGAAGATTGCAGGATGTATGTGGGGTTGTTTCCATGCAACGAATGTGCAAAAGTAATTATTCAGTCTGGTATAAAATCTGTTGTGTACATGTCTGACAAGTATTCTCAGAAGATTACAACCATAGCTGCCAAAAGAATGTTTGATGCATCCGGAGTCCGCTATag ACAATACATACCTCAGAATAAGCAAATAGTAATTGACTTCAGTGAAATCAATTGGAATGAGATGATTCAGGAGCCGCAAACGCCATCGCCGGTGAAAAACTCTTCAACCGACTAA